One stretch of Juglans microcarpa x Juglans regia isolate MS1-56 chromosome 3D, Jm3101_v1.0, whole genome shotgun sequence DNA includes these proteins:
- the LOC121256186 gene encoding thioredoxin-like protein YLS8: MSYLLPHLHSGWAVDQAILAEEERLVVIRFGHDWDETCMQMDEVLASVAETLKNFAVIYLVDITEVPDFNTMYELYDPSTIMFFFRNKHIMIDLGTGNNNKINWAMKDKQEFIDIVETVYRGARKGRGLVIAPKDYSTKYRY, encoded by the exons ATGTCGTACCTGCTGCCGCACCTGCACTCCGGATGGGCTGTAGATCAGGCCATCCTAGCCGAGGAAGAGCGACTCGTCGTCATCCGTTTCGGTCATGACTGGGACGAGACCTGCATGCAG ATGGATGAAGTGCTAGCATCTGTTGCTGAGACACTTAAGAACTTTGCTGTAATCTATCTTGTGGATATCACCGAGGTGCCTGATTTCAACACAATGTACGAGCTGTATGACCCATCCACAATCATGTTTTTCTTCCGAAACAAGCACATTATGATTGACCTTGGCACTGGAAACAACAACAAGATTAACTGGGCTATGAAGGACAAGCAAGAGTTCATCGACATCGTGGAGACGGTGTACCGTGGCGCGAGGAAGGGTCGTGGTTTGGTGATTGCACCAAAGGACTACTCCACCAAGTACCGCTACTAA